In Blastopirellula marina, the genomic stretch ACTGAAGCCTTGTCGCCGATACGACGTCCAGGTGAAAGACGCTGAAGGCAACCCAAGCGAAGGTATCCATGTCAGTGTCATGCCAGAGTTTCTAGGAGAGTTCGTTCAGCAGACCGACGCTCAAGGCAAGGCCACCATACGGGCACCGACAGAGCACAAGGCCGATGCAATCCTGGCTTGGGATAAAGAACGCGGAATGGACTACGCTGCGTTCGATCGCTTCGGAAAGGTAGAGCCTGGCCGCATCTCGCCCATGCATAGTGAGACGGTCCAGATGAAGCTTGTCCCTTGGAAGACCTATCCAATCCAAGTCGTCGATCTCGACGAGCAACCGATCGTTCAGGCGGCGTTAACGCCTGAGTGGGTTCACTTGCCTCGGCGTCTTACTCCGATCCCTTCGGGCACTTTGATGACGGCGTACACGGACGACAAAGGCTGGGCGAAGGTCCGTATTCCTGAAGACTCCTTGATTCCATCGATTGGCGTTCAGAAGCCAGGCTACTACACACACAAAGTGTTATCGAACATTGTGCAGTCGAAGGCACCAATCAAGATGGTCCCTCTCGTACCGGTTAAGGGAACCATTCTCAATCCCGATGGAAGTCCGGCCGAAGGGGTGCCGGTCAATTGCTCGGGTTCGAACGAACCTACGTCAGGCTTTAGTAGCTATGACAGAACCGATAACGAAGGAAAGTTCTATTTGGAAGTTCCCGGCAATAGTTACGCCATCGTTTTCGCCAAAACAGAAGCTCTGGCCGCGCCGGTCAAGCCACTGGTCATTCACCACGATCAGCCGTTAGAGCCTATTACCTTGACGCTAAAGCCAATGGCGCGAGTCTTTGGCAAATTAGCCGACCGCAACGGGCAGCCTTTGAAAATGGAAAAGCTCAGTTTCCATCGAATTGATGGCAAGGGGGGAAAATACTTTGAAACGCTTCCCGTCGACCAGCGTTTGAAGAATGGCCCGCGACATTCATTCACCTCTGAGCGTTATAACACCAAGTCCGACGAACAGGGTAATTACGAAGTCTTATTGGGTCAGGGGCAGTACGAGATCCGACTGAGGAATAGAACCCAACACCAGGAACTCATGGTCGACTCGGAAGAACCAAAGAAGTTAGACCTGCGTAACGAAGCGTTTCCGGAGCGAGTCCTCTCGGGGCACGTGGTCACGGTGGAAGGCAGTGGATGTAGCGCTGCCAGGGCTCGCGTTCAGGGGCTCGCTCAAAGCCATCGATCGAGCAAGGAGTTCTACTACGCGACGTTTCAGATGTCATGCGATGAGAAAGGCAATTTCGAGACGAAACCGCTTGGATATCCCTATGTCGTCACGGTGAAAAGTCGAGACGGCAAATGCCAAGGCCTGGCGTTCGTACCGCCCGATACCGATGAGTTCGATATCTTGTTAGCTGCGCCGATAAAAGCGACCGGCACGCTAGTCGAGCAAAATGGTACGCCCGTCGCTAATCGGCCAATTACTGCCATTGTCGAGTTCGAGTTCAATGGCGAGGTACATTCAGCGACGGCCAAATGGGGCACGACAACCGATGCCCAGGGACGCTTCGAACTTACGGGATTGGTCGCCGGGCAGAAGTGTTCAGTGCGTGTGCTGCGAGAAGCCCAGCCGGGCGAGATTGGCCAGCGGCTGGAATTTGCGTTTCACTTTACCACGCAAGAGAACAACGCAAGCCAATACTTAGGCGAAGTCAAAGTTGCTTCGCCTAAGAAGTGACGTTGGCAGGGTTCGTGGTGGGTAGAGGTTAATCCTTCAACGGATTAAACAAGATCTGCGTGCCATCTTTGCCCGGCACGACGATATCAATGTCGCCGTCGCCGTCGATGTCAGCCGTGCGGATCTGTAGGCCGATGCCGACTTCGCCGCGGTTGATGGTGTGGCGGGTGAAGTTGCCGGCGGCGTCCCATGTGTAGTAGTTCAGCACCGGTGGTTCTTTGCCGCCTGGGTCGTTGCCGTTGTGGGCACGCACGCGTTTGCCGGTGACCAGGTCGTCTTTGCCGTCACCATCCAGGTCGGCCAGATGCAGCGCGTGGGCCTGGCTGAACGTGTCGTCGATCATCTTCTGCTCGAAGAGCAGTTTGCCGTCCTTATCGGTGCCGTTGGCAATCCATGCCCACAGACCGAAGCCGTGCGCCTTGCTGGCGATGATGTCGTTCTTGCCGTCGCCGTTCACATCGGTCACCAGCATCGGGCAGGGGAGGTGATCGCTCCAATCTTCGTGGAACGTCCACGCGCTGGACCACGGACCACCTTCAGGGCCTTCGTACCAGCCTTGGCCGACGAGAATGTCGATGCGGCCATCGTTGTTGATGTCGCCGACGCCGATGCCGTGCCCGTTACGATCGCCAATCTTGAACGAGGTTAGCTGCGGTTCCCCCTTGTCGTTCTTGGTGAAGCGGCAAGCAAGCAAAGGGTTCTTGGGGTTCCACTGATTGGTGACCCACTCATCGACCCCGTCCCCATCCAGGTCGACCATCACGGTCGCTTCGTTGGTGGTCAGCTTGGTGTCGATCAGGTTGTGTTCTTTCCACAGGAAGCCTTGCTGTATGGCAGGCGAGCCTGGGTTTTCGTACCAATTGACGCGACCTTGAAAGAAGTCGCCAGCGACGACGTCCATCTTGCCGTCGCCGTTCACGTCCATCGCGAAATCGCCGTTGGAGTGAACGTAGCCGTTGGCGTCTTCAAAGAAGCGAACCGGTCGCGGCAACCAGTCGCCGTTGCGATACCAGTTGCGGCCAGCGATGACGTCGAGCTTGCCGTCTCCGTCGAAGTCGGCAATGTCGCACCCTTCGTTGGCATCGACCCCCAGGACCTTCACGGTGAAGTTTTCCGGGGCCGAGGCAACCGCCGCATAAGGCAGGGCAAGCAGGAGGGATAAGCTAAACAAGCTACGCATGGTTGGATTTCCTGAGGAGGGGGAAGTGTGAGGGGTGTCAGCCACCGCCAATCGCCGGAAGGAAATGAACTTCGCTATTGGCACTCAGCGGTGTGCGGAGGTTTCGTGCATTGAGCGAACCATCGACCGAAATCTGGATCGAAGGCCGAACAACGTCGTTCTCAAACAATCGAGTATGAATTCCTGGAAAGCGACGATCAAGCTCAGTTATGGCTTCCCGCAGGGACGTTGCGTCAATTTCCACCTTGGTTTGCTGAGCGGTCAGGTCACGCCACTGGGCTGGAATAAACAAGATAGCCATGAAAACTCCGGCTTCGCAGGCAGGGCACGGTCTCATAACTTCAGTTTACAATAAATAGTTCGCCTGGACGATCGTTTCCCGCAAATGCCTGAAAGACGCCGATGCGTTGGCCCCTTATTTACCAAGTTACCTTGCCGCTGACGCTGTGGACGCTTGTCACCGTGCTGGCCCTCTCGCTGTTGAATCTCTGGTATGCCCAGGTCGAGACCGGCGAAGAAGTCCAGGCACGCCTCGCCGCGATCAACCAGCAGCTCACCGAAGTACGCTTTCCCCTCTCACAGCCGGTCCTTGAACAGATCCAGGGGCTGACCGGTACCGAGTTGGCCGTTACTGACAATAGCGGCAAGTTGATTCGAGCCACCACCGCGATCACGCCTGACGAACTTCCTGCACTGCTGAAAGACGACAACCCAGGCATCGTCGATCTGGCCGAAGTCATCCAGCTTGGCGGCGTCAGCTACTTTCACAGCACCACGACGTCACGCTTTTCCGGCAGCGGCGAGGTGACCGTGCATCTCCTCTTTCCGAAAGCGAACTATGACCGCCGAGTGGCCCAGTCGTTCTGGCCGCTGATGTTGTTGGGGTTGGTCGCGGTTGGGCCGATGCTATTGGTGGCCAGCTATTTGGCGGTACGTATCACGCGGCCGATCGCCCGGCTGCAAAAGCAAGTCGGCGCGATTGCCGAAGGGGACTTCATCGAGCTGCCTCCGGGGCAAACCAACGATGAACTACGCGACCTGTCATTGGCGATCAATCAGATGTCGCAGCAATTGCAGCAGTACGAAACTAAGGTTCGCACGATGGAACGCGCCCAGGTACTAGGGCAGATCGGGGCTGGCTTCTCGCATCAAATCCGCAACGCGATGACTGGCGGCCAGATGGCCCTGGGGCTGCATCGTTTGGACTGCAGTATCCCCGATTGCGAGAGTCTGCAGGTTGCCCAGCGACAGATGGCCATGGTCGAGCACATGGTGCAAGCGATGCTTCGCCTGGGGCGCAAACAGGGAATCGATCGGCAAACGATCAGCATTGCCCAGTTGATCGACAACACGGTATCGATGGTTCAGCCGCAAGCCCAGCATCATGGTCTGACGATACATCGGAAGGTCGATTTTCCGCCCGATGCGACCATGCACGCCGACATGGTGCTGCTGCAAACGTGCCTGATGAACCTGCTACTTAACGGGATCGAAGCGGTTTTATCGGCACATGCCGCCCAGGCGGCCGAAGGCAAGGAAGTTCCCAGCACAGGGGGGCTCGAAATCGAGGCCTCTCCGCACGAAGGGGAAGAATCGATTACAATTCGAGTATGCGACGAGGGA encodes the following:
- a CDS encoding FG-GAP repeat domain-containing protein, whose amino-acid sequence is MRSLFSLSLLLALPYAAVASAPENFTVKVLGVDANEGCDIADFDGDGKLDVIAGRNWYRNGDWLPRPVRFFEDANGYVHSNGDFAMDVNGDGKMDVVAGDFFQGRVNWYENPGSPAIQQGFLWKEHNLIDTKLTTNEATVMVDLDGDGVDEWVTNQWNPKNPLLACRFTKNDKGEPQLTSFKIGDRNGHGIGVGDINNDGRIDILVGQGWYEGPEGGPWSSAWTFHEDWSDHLPCPMLVTDVNGDGKNDIIASKAHGFGLWAWIANGTDKDGKLLFEQKMIDDTFSQAHALHLADLDGDGKDDLVTGKRVRAHNGNDPGGKEPPVLNYYTWDAAGNFTRHTINRGEVGIGLQIRTADIDGDGDIDIVVPGKDGTQILFNPLKD
- a CDS encoding MoaD/ThiS family protein, producing MAILFIPAQWRDLTAQQTKVEIDATSLREAITELDRRFPGIHTRLFENDVVRPSIQISVDGSLNARNLRTPLSANSEVHFLPAIGGG
- a CDS encoding sensor histidine kinase, whose translation is MRWPLIYQVTLPLTLWTLVTVLALSLLNLWYAQVETGEEVQARLAAINQQLTEVRFPLSQPVLEQIQGLTGTELAVTDNSGKLIRATTAITPDELPALLKDDNPGIVDLAEVIQLGGVSYFHSTTTSRFSGSGEVTVHLLFPKANYDRRVAQSFWPLMLLGLVAVGPMLLVASYLAVRITRPIARLQKQVGAIAEGDFIELPPGQTNDELRDLSLAINQMSQQLQQYETKVRTMERAQVLGQIGAGFSHQIRNAMTGGQMALGLHRLDCSIPDCESLQVAQRQMAMVEHMVQAMLRLGRKQGIDRQTISIAQLIDNTVSMVQPQAQHHGLTIHRKVDFPPDATMHADMVLLQTCLMNLLLNGIEAVLSAHAAQAAEGKEVPSTGGLEIEASPHEGEESITIRVCDEGMGPPAEIADQLFEPLVTTKPEGTGLGLPVVREIVELHGGTIEWYRVDGKTCFQIMLPRRVK
- a CDS encoding carboxypeptidase regulatory-like domain-containing protein translates to MSRIGSLLLFGLLLTATTVTAQDRFEAMQYGFVVDERDRPVPDIEVRGLWKPEYRSPFGSSLGITRTDQEGKFVVPLPAGNVSGIEFLASDGNGLAGYVKRGTTRIGEPVWEPAKVVLKPCRRYDVQVKDAEGNPSEGIHVSVMPEFLGEFVQQTDAQGKATIRAPTEHKADAILAWDKERGMDYAAFDRFGKVEPGRISPMHSETVQMKLVPWKTYPIQVVDLDEQPIVQAALTPEWVHLPRRLTPIPSGTLMTAYTDDKGWAKVRIPEDSLIPSIGVQKPGYYTHKVLSNIVQSKAPIKMVPLVPVKGTILNPDGSPAEGVPVNCSGSNEPTSGFSSYDRTDNEGKFYLEVPGNSYAIVFAKTEALAAPVKPLVIHHDQPLEPITLTLKPMARVFGKLADRNGQPLKMEKLSFHRIDGKGGKYFETLPVDQRLKNGPRHSFTSERYNTKSDEQGNYEVLLGQGQYEIRLRNRTQHQELMVDSEEPKKLDLRNEAFPERVLSGHVVTVEGSGCSAARARVQGLAQSHRSSKEFYYATFQMSCDEKGNFETKPLGYPYVVTVKSRDGKCQGLAFVPPDTDEFDILLAAPIKATGTLVEQNGTPVANRPITAIVEFEFNGEVHSATAKWGTTTDAQGRFELTGLVAGQKCSVRVLREAQPGEIGQRLEFAFHFTTQENNASQYLGEVKVASPKK